Proteins found in one Sphingobium sp. V4 genomic segment:
- a CDS encoding peptidase M61 — translation MIRSLAAALYLSSAIASPLLAQDVIRSKPSAQSVNDAAPAPRDVPYPGGTIRLEVDASDTTQRIFRVRETIPVASAGPLTLLMPEWLPGNHAPRGQIEKLTGVTFTANGQPVAWKRDPLNVYAFNLDVPQGATEVVAQFQFLSATQPNQGRVVVTPRMLNIQWESVSLYPAGYYTRQIPIQATVTYPAGWQAATALRGTKTGDKVAYETIDYEALQDSPVFAGRHFKPVDLGSNVTLNIVADDADELDYKPEQIARHRKLVAEAGALFGAYHFNHYDFLLAITDEMGGIGLEHHRSSENQVEPGYFKKWDSGEALLDRNLLPHEFTHSWDGKFRRPDLLWTPDFNVPMQDNLLWVYEGQTQFWGYVLGARSGLFTKAETLDAYAQIAAKLDTAVGREWRPMEDTTHDPIISARRPKGWASWQRSEDYYNEGLMIWLEADAIIAKATRGKKGLDDFAKAFFGIKPGDWGQVVYNRDEVVRTLNDIAPYDWAGFFQKYVDSPTKETPKGGFILGGYKLVYGDTPNAITKAAEGANKMVDQSFGIGAIVKNDGEISGVIWDSAAFKAGLAVGSKILAVNGDEFSGDVWKAAINAKAPIQIILKQDKYYRTLTLDYSGGLRYPRLEKTGEGEGSLDRLLKPRT, via the coding sequence ATGATCCGCAGCCTTGCTGCCGCCCTCTATCTTTCGTCCGCGATCGCCAGCCCGCTGCTGGCGCAGGACGTCATCCGGTCCAAGCCTAGCGCCCAGTCCGTCAACGACGCCGCCCCGGCACCCAGGGACGTGCCCTATCCCGGCGGCACGATCCGGCTGGAGGTCGATGCGAGCGACACGACCCAGCGCATCTTCCGCGTCAGGGAGACGATACCCGTCGCTTCGGCGGGTCCGCTCACCCTGCTGATGCCCGAATGGCTGCCCGGCAATCATGCCCCGCGCGGGCAGATCGAGAAGCTGACCGGCGTCACTTTCACCGCCAATGGCCAGCCGGTCGCATGGAAGCGCGATCCGCTGAACGTCTATGCCTTCAACCTCGACGTGCCGCAGGGCGCGACCGAGGTGGTGGCGCAGTTCCAGTTCCTGTCCGCCACCCAGCCCAACCAGGGCCGGGTCGTCGTGACGCCGAGGATGCTGAACATCCAGTGGGAAAGCGTCTCGCTCTATCCGGCCGGCTATTATACCCGCCAGATCCCGATCCAGGCGACCGTCACCTATCCGGCCGGCTGGCAGGCCGCGACCGCGCTGCGCGGCACGAAGACGGGTGATAAAGTCGCCTATGAGACGATCGACTATGAAGCCTTGCAGGATTCGCCCGTCTTCGCCGGCCGCCATTTCAAGCCGGTGGACCTTGGCAGCAATGTGACGCTCAACATCGTCGCGGACGATGCCGACGAACTGGACTATAAGCCCGAGCAGATCGCCAGGCACAGGAAGCTGGTGGCCGAAGCGGGCGCGCTGTTCGGCGCCTATCATTTCAACCATTATGACTTCCTGCTCGCCATCACGGACGAGATGGGCGGCATTGGCCTCGAACATCATCGCTCATCCGAGAATCAGGTCGAGCCGGGCTATTTCAAGAAATGGGATTCGGGCGAGGCGCTGCTGGACCGCAACCTGCTGCCGCATGAATTCACCCATAGCTGGGACGGCAAGTTCCGCCGCCCCGACCTGCTCTGGACGCCCGACTTCAACGTGCCGATGCAGGATAATCTCCTGTGGGTCTATGAAGGGCAGACGCAATTCTGGGGCTATGTGCTGGGCGCGCGCTCGGGCCTGTTCACGAAGGCCGAGACGCTGGACGCCTATGCCCAGATCGCGGCGAAACTGGACACGGCGGTCGGCCGCGAGTGGCGCCCCATGGAAGATACCACCCACGATCCGATCATCTCCGCGCGCCGGCCCAAGGGCTGGGCCAGCTGGCAGCGGTCCGAGGATTATTATAATGAAGGGCTGATGATCTGGTTGGAGGCCGACGCGATCATCGCCAAGGCGACGCGCGGCAAGAAGGGGCTGGACGATTTCGCCAAGGCCTTCTTCGGCATCAAGCCGGGCGACTGGGGCCAGGTCGTCTACAACCGCGACGAGGTCGTCCGCACGCTGAACGACATCGCACCCTATGACTGGGCCGGTTTCTTCCAGAAATATGTCGATTCGCCGACGAAGGAGACGCCCAAGGGTGGCTTCATCCTGGGCGGCTACAAGCTGGTCTATGGCGATACGCCCAACGCCATCACCAAGGCGGCCGAGGGCGCCAACAAGATGGTCGACCAGAGTTTCGGGATCGGCGCCATCGTCAAGAATGACGGCGAGATCAGCGGCGTGATCTGGGACAGCGCAGCGTTCAAGGCCGGGCTGGCCGTGGGGTCGAAAATATTGGCGGTCAATGGCGACGAATTTTCCGGCGATGTGTGGAAGGCCGCGATCAACGCCAAGGCGCCGATCCAGATCATCCTAAAGCAGGATAAATACTATCGCACTTTGACACTCGATTATTCGGGCGGGCTGCGCTATCCGCGCCTGGAAAAGACAGGAGAGGGTGAAGGCAGCCTCGATCGGCTGCTCAAACCGAGAACATAA
- the ppa gene encoding inorganic diphosphatase produces MNIELIPVGDDPPHSLNVIIEVPTGGEPVKYEFDKASGALFVDRILHTPMRYPANYGFVPHTLSPDGDPLDALVIARSPFIPGAVVAARPIAVLNLEDEAGGDEKLVCVPADSVFPYYSNVSEKDDLPGIVMEQIEHFFTHYKDLEKKKWVRVGTWGGADDAKRITLEAIERYKAEKKAA; encoded by the coding sequence ATGAATATCGAACTGATCCCGGTGGGCGACGATCCGCCCCACAGCCTGAACGTCATCATCGAAGTGCCGACCGGTGGCGAGCCGGTGAAATATGAGTTCGACAAGGCGTCTGGCGCGCTGTTCGTGGACCGCATCCTGCACACGCCGATGCGCTATCCGGCAAACTACGGCTTCGTGCCGCACACGCTGTCGCCGGACGGCGATCCGCTCGACGCGCTGGTGATCGCCCGCTCGCCCTTCATCCCCGGCGCCGTCGTGGCAGCCCGCCCGATCGCGGTGCTGAACCTGGAAGATGAAGCCGGCGGCGACGAAAAGCTGGTGTGCGTGCCGGCCGACTCGGTCTTCCCTTATTATTCCAATGTGAGCGAGAAGGACGACCTGCCCGGCATCGTGATGGAGCAGATCGAGCATTTCTTCACCCACTACAAGGATCTGGAGAAGAAGAAGTGGGTGCGTGTCGGCACCTGGGGCGGCGCAGACGATGCCAAGCGCATCACGCTGGAAGCGATCGAACGCTACAAGGCGGAAAAGAAGGCGGCCTGA
- a CDS encoding PLP-dependent aminotransferase family protein: MSTSLLRPPSLLRLLGAWRAQDSAEPAYRQLAQALRMLVLDGRVGLNVRLPGERELAAALGLSRTTVAAAFDRLRDEGFLESRQGSGSVTRLPTGHVEAPQEDRDSGGGGNILNWTHAALPAAPGVGRAYQAAVEALPAYLGDLGYDPLGLMVLRRAIAAHYERRGCPTSPDQIMVTNGAQQGFSLLLKWLAGPGDRAVIDHPTYHNAIQALQRAHVVPVPVGLPMQGWDIDAMEAAFRQTAPRFAYVIADFHNPTGRSMDPATRRALVAAAARTHTPLIVDETMVAMGLDFSPPPPVAMHDLSGRQVITLGSASKIFWGGLRVGWIRADAQTVAALGRLRTTMDMASPVVEQLAVAQLIDADVGLGARAAVLRDRRDQLMGLIARHLPHWRVEAPAGGLSLWAELPRAEATALAALAESLGVRIAAGPRFGVGGAFERFLRLPFTLDEAQLEAGVERLVEADARLHARMPKARDSLALALEADRLI; the protein is encoded by the coding sequence ATGTCCACTTCGTTGCTTCGTCCACCCTCTCTCCTGCGCCTGCTGGGCGCCTGGCGCGCGCAGGACAGCGCGGAGCCGGCCTATCGCCAGCTCGCGCAGGCGCTCCGGATGCTGGTGCTGGACGGCCGGGTGGGCCTGAATGTCCGCCTGCCCGGAGAAAGGGAACTGGCCGCCGCGCTCGGCCTGTCGCGCACCACCGTCGCCGCCGCTTTCGACCGGCTCCGCGACGAGGGGTTTCTCGAAAGCCGGCAGGGATCGGGCAGCGTCACCCGTCTGCCGACGGGTCATGTCGAAGCGCCGCAGGAAGATCGGGATTCGGGCGGCGGCGGCAATATCCTCAACTGGACCCATGCGGCGCTGCCCGCCGCGCCGGGGGTCGGCCGCGCCTATCAGGCAGCGGTGGAGGCGCTTCCCGCCTATCTCGGCGACCTTGGCTATGATCCGCTCGGCCTGATGGTGCTGCGCCGCGCGATCGCCGCCCATTATGAACGGCGCGGCTGCCCGACCTCTCCCGACCAGATCATGGTGACGAACGGTGCGCAGCAGGGCTTCTCCCTGCTGCTCAAGTGGCTGGCGGGGCCGGGCGACCGGGCGGTGATCGACCATCCCACCTACCATAATGCGATCCAGGCGTTGCAGCGCGCCCATGTCGTCCCCGTGCCGGTCGGCCTGCCCATGCAGGGTTGGGACATCGACGCCATGGAGGCGGCATTCCGCCAGACCGCGCCCCGCTTCGCCTATGTCATCGCCGATTTCCACAATCCCACCGGGCGCAGCATGGACCCCGCCACGCGCCGTGCGCTGGTCGCGGCGGCCGCGCGCACCCATACGCCGCTGATCGTCGACGAGACGATGGTGGCCATGGGCCTCGACTTCTCGCCCCCACCGCCGGTCGCGATGCACGACCTGTCCGGGCGGCAGGTCATCACCCTGGGATCGGCCAGCAAGATTTTCTGGGGCGGCCTGCGCGTCGGCTGGATTCGCGCCGATGCGCAGACCGTCGCCGCGCTCGGCCGCCTGCGCACGACGATGGACATGGCCAGCCCCGTGGTCGAACAGCTGGCCGTCGCGCAACTGATCGATGCCGATGTCGGGCTGGGCGCGCGGGCGGCGGTACTGCGCGACCGGCGCGACCAGCTGATGGGCCTGATCGCGCGGCACCTTCCCCATTGGCGGGTCGAGGCGCCGGCGGGCGGCCTCTCCCTCTGGGCCGAACTGCCGCGCGCGGAGGCGACCGCGCTCGCCGCCCTGGCCGAAAGTCTGGGGGTGCGTATCGCGGCGGGGCCGCGCTTCGGCGTCGGCGGCGCGTTCGAGCGATTCCTGCGCCTGCCTTTCACGCTGGACGAGGCGCAACTGGAGGCGGGCGTCGAGCGGCTGGTGGAGGCCGACGCCCGGCTTCATGCGCGGATGCCCAAGGCGCGCGATTCGCTCGCCCTCGCGCTGGAGGCGGATCGATTGATTTGA
- the gyrB gene encoding DNA topoisomerase (ATP-hydrolyzing) subunit B: MSEEPVNSPNSNDYGADSIKVLKGLDAVRKRPGMYIGDTDDGSGLHHMVFEVSDNAIDEALAGHCDRIVITLNPDGSVSVEDNGRGIPTGIHKEEGVSAAEVIMTQLHAGGKFENTSDDNAYKVSGGLHGVGVSVVNALSEWLDLNIWRDGKEHYMRFAYGDATAPLEVIGDAPAGKKGTRVTFLASTEKVPGDGGTFKNQTDYDFEKLEHRYRELAFLNSGVRLFLVDARHEEKKEVELFYEGGIAAFVKYLDRNKNALMPDPIAIAGTRDDVTIDVALEWNDSYYENVLCFTNNIPQRDGGTHLAAFRAALTRTLNNYAEKSGALKKEKVSLTGEDMREGLTAIVSVKLPDPKFSSQTKDKLVSSEVRQPLESLMADKMAEWLEENPAHGKMIVQKVIDAAAAREAAKKARELTRRKGAMDIASLPGKLADCQERDPAKSELFLVEGDSAGGSAKQGRNRHNQAILPLKGKILNVERARFDRMLSSKEVGTLIQAMGTGIRDDFNLEKLRYHKIVIMTDADVDGAHIRTLLLTFFYRQMPQIIEAGHLYIAQPPLYKATRGRSEVYLKNEAALEQYLVDNGVDSMALETTGGTRTGDDLRSLIEHARRMRAVMRYVPRRYNPAIIEALSINGALDPELSDAAQAERLAATVAWMDAQDVEGRWSGIVAEEGGFHFQRLWRGVTDHHVIEGGFIGSAEARKLHAIAAEDADSYRTTSRLVTVKAALAAEASDDDLPAAPAKGAIVTRPSELLDAILTAGRKGLAIQRYKGLGEMNAEQLWETTLDPDNRSMLRVEVEQADVADEIFTRLMGDVVEPRREFIQDNALNVANLDV; the protein is encoded by the coding sequence ATGAGCGAAGAACCCGTCAACTCCCCGAACAGCAATGATTATGGCGCCGACAGCATCAAGGTGCTGAAAGGCCTGGATGCGGTCCGCAAGCGGCCCGGCATGTATATCGGCGACACCGACGATGGATCGGGCCTGCACCATATGGTGTTCGAGGTCAGCGACAATGCGATCGACGAGGCGCTGGCCGGCCATTGCGACCGGATCGTCATCACGCTCAATCCCGACGGGTCGGTCAGCGTCGAGGATAATGGCCGCGGCATCCCGACCGGCATCCACAAGGAAGAGGGCGTGTCGGCGGCCGAGGTCATCATGACCCAGCTGCACGCGGGCGGAAAGTTCGAAAACACCAGCGACGACAATGCCTACAAGGTGTCGGGCGGCCTGCACGGCGTGGGCGTCTCGGTCGTCAACGCCCTGTCCGAATGGCTGGACCTCAATATCTGGCGGGACGGCAAGGAACATTATATGCGCTTCGCCTATGGCGACGCGACCGCGCCGCTCGAGGTGATCGGCGATGCGCCGGCGGGCAAGAAGGGCACGCGCGTCACCTTCCTCGCCTCGACCGAGAAGGTGCCCGGCGACGGCGGCACCTTCAAGAACCAGACCGACTATGATTTCGAGAAGCTGGAGCATCGCTATCGCGAGCTGGCTTTCCTCAACAGCGGCGTCCGCCTGTTCCTGGTCGATGCGCGGCATGAGGAGAAGAAGGAAGTCGAGCTGTTCTACGAAGGCGGTATCGCGGCCTTCGTGAAATATCTCGATCGCAACAAGAATGCGCTGATGCCCGATCCGATCGCGATCGCCGGCACCCGCGACGACGTGACCATCGACGTCGCGCTGGAGTGGAACGACTCCTACTATGAAAACGTCCTCTGCTTCACCAACAACATCCCGCAGCGTGACGGCGGCACCCATCTTGCGGCCTTCCGCGCGGCGCTGACCCGCACGCTCAACAATTATGCGGAAAAATCCGGCGCGCTGAAGAAGGAGAAGGTTTCGCTCACCGGCGAGGATATGCGCGAAGGGCTGACCGCGATCGTCTCGGTCAAGCTGCCCGATCCCAAATTCTCGTCGCAGACCAAGGACAAGCTGGTCAGCTCCGAAGTGCGCCAGCCGCTCGAAAGCCTGATGGCCGACAAGATGGCCGAATGGCTGGAGGAGAACCCGGCGCACGGCAAGATGATCGTCCAGAAGGTCATCGACGCCGCCGCGGCCCGCGAAGCCGCGAAGAAGGCGCGCGAACTGACCCGGCGCAAGGGCGCGATGGACATCGCGTCGCTGCCCGGCAAGCTTGCCGATTGCCAGGAACGCGACCCGGCCAAGTCCGAACTCTTCCTGGTCGAGGGTGACTCGGCCGGCGGCTCGGCCAAGCAGGGCCGCAACCGCCACAACCAGGCGATCCTGCCGCTGAAGGGCAAGATCCTGAACGTCGAGCGCGCCCGCTTTGACCGGATGCTCTCGTCCAAGGAAGTCGGCACCCTCATCCAGGCGATGGGCACCGGCATCCGCGACGATTTCAACCTGGAAAAGCTGCGCTACCACAAGATCGTCATCATGACCGACGCCGACGTCGACGGCGCCCATATCCGCACCCTGCTGCTGACCTTCTTCTACCGGCAGATGCCGCAGATCATCGAGGCCGGGCATCTCTACATCGCCCAGCCGCCGCTCTACAAGGCGACGCGCGGCCGGTCCGAAGTCTATCTCAAGAACGAGGCGGCGCTCGAACAATATCTGGTCGACAATGGCGTCGATTCGATGGCGCTGGAAACGACCGGCGGGACACGCACCGGCGACGACCTGCGCAGCCTGATCGAACATGCGCGGCGGATGCGCGCGGTGATGCGCTATGTGCCGCGCCGCTATAACCCCGCGATCATCGAGGCGCTGAGCATCAACGGCGCGCTCGATCCCGAACTGTCGGACGCCGCGCAGGCCGAGCGGCTGGCGGCGACCGTTGCCTGGATGGACGCGCAGGATGTCGAGGGGCGCTGGAGCGGGATCGTCGCCGAGGAAGGCGGCTTCCATTTCCAGCGTCTGTGGCGCGGCGTCACCGACCATCACGTGATCGAGGGCGGCTTCATCGGATCGGCCGAAGCGCGCAAGCTCCACGCCATCGCGGCCGAGGATGCCGACAGCTATCGCACCACCAGCCGCCTGGTGACGGTCAAGGCCGCGCTCGCCGCCGAGGCGAGCGACGACGATCTGCCCGCCGCCCCGGCCAAGGGCGCGATCGTCACGCGGCCGAGCGAACTGCTCGACGCCATCCTGACCGCCGGGCGCAAGGGACTGGCGATCCAGCGCTACAAGGGCCTGGGCGAAATGAATGCGGAACAGCTGTGGGAAACCACGCTGGACCCGGACAATCGCTCGATGCTGCGCGTCGAGGTGGAGCAGGCCGACGTCGCCGACGAGATCTTCACCCGGCTGATGGGCGACGTCGTCGAACCGCGCCGCGAGTTCATCCAGGACAATGCGCTGAACGTCGCCAATCTGGACGTGTGA
- a CDS encoding DNA-3-methyladenine glycosylase I, with product MERVRCGWAGTDPLYCAYHDAEWGVPERDSRMLWEMLMLEGFQAGLSWITILRKREGFRAAFAGFDPDKVAAFDDADVERLMGDPGIVRARAKIEATIRGAQIFCAMRDSGEDFAAYVWAFVDAQPIRNDGVHFPAKTDLSEAISKDLKTRGFKFVGPTIVYAWMQAIGMVNDHAVDCFRRDVVNA from the coding sequence ATGGAGCGGGTCCGTTGCGGCTGGGCCGGGACCGACCCGCTTTATTGCGCCTATCATGATGCCGAATGGGGCGTGCCGGAACGCGATTCGCGAATGCTCTGGGAAATGCTGATGCTGGAAGGGTTCCAGGCGGGCCTTTCCTGGATCACCATATTGCGCAAACGCGAAGGCTTCCGCGCTGCCTTCGCCGGCTTTGATCCCGACAAGGTCGCCGCTTTCGACGATGCCGATGTCGAGCGGCTGATGGGCGATCCCGGCATCGTGCGCGCACGCGCGAAGATCGAGGCGACGATCCGGGGCGCGCAGATTTTCTGCGCCATGCGCGATTCGGGGGAGGATTTCGCGGCCTATGTCTGGGCCTTCGTGGATGCCCAGCCGATCCGCAATGACGGCGTGCATTTCCCGGCAAAGACAGACCTGTCCGAAGCCATCTCGAAAGACCTGAAGACGCGCGGCTTCAAGTTTGTGGGGCCAACCATCGTCTATGCCTGGATGCAGGCGATCGGCATGGTCAACGACCATGCGGTGGATTGCTTCCGCCGCGACGTCGTCAACGCATGA
- a CDS encoding membrane-like protein has translation MKASRFLLPLLMIGGCGSEQPAANRTETTPEVAAPINNSIANESVAPPPVPTPLPSDEAKPLVSRETPPRRPTPADYRAIGTEPFWAVTIRGSTALLERPDHRPLRYSVAHDGDDRAIRYLGEGFTLTATEGPCSDGMSDAIWSERVQIAFGEGTLKGCGGIREDEGPDRP, from the coding sequence ATGAAGGCGAGCCGGTTCCTGCTCCCGCTGCTGATGATCGGCGGATGTGGAAGCGAGCAACCAGCCGCGAATCGAACCGAGACAACGCCGGAAGTCGCCGCGCCCATCAACAACAGCATCGCGAACGAGAGCGTGGCACCACCGCCTGTGCCAACACCGCTTCCGTCGGATGAAGCCAAACCCTTGGTTTCACGTGAAACACCACCCCGTCGCCCGACGCCAGCCGATTATCGCGCGATCGGCACCGAACCCTTTTGGGCCGTCACGATACGCGGATCGACCGCCCTGCTGGAACGGCCGGATCATCGCCCGCTCCGCTATAGCGTGGCGCATGACGGGGATGATCGGGCGATCCGTTATCTGGGCGAAGGCTTCACCCTGACCGCGACGGAAGGGCCGTGCAGCGACGGCATGAGCGACGCAATCTGGTCCGAGCGTGTTCAGATTGCCTTTGGAGAGGGGACGCTCAAGGGCTGCGGCGGTATCCGGGAGGACGAGGGGCCGGACCGCCCATAG
- a CDS encoding ligase-associated DNA damage response DEXH box helicase, with protein MSASLPAIVENWFAARGWRPRRHQLEMLAAAQRGDHALLVAPTGAGKTLAGFLPTLADLIRDPADGLHTLYVSPLKALAVDVRRNLLTPIEEMGLPIRVETRTGDTPSDRKARQRVRPPQILLTTPESLSLLLSHPDARLLFANLGTVIVDEVHAFATQKRGDLLNLSMARLQAINPALRRVALSATVADVDAYRAWLAPDGDIGAVTPVLGEAGADPDVAILIPEGRVPWSGHSGKYAARQVMAEIESRGTTLVFCNTRGLAELIFQELWSVNDANLPIGIHHGSLSIEARRKVEAAMAAGKLRALVATASLDLGVDWGNVDCVIQMGAPKGSSRLLQRIGRANHRLDMASEAILIPGNRFEYLEARAALDAVEAGERDADDFRPGSLDVLAQHVMGLACAGPFRAEELLAEVRSATPYSALTAEAFETVLHFIEGGGYALRAYDRFKRLTQEPDGEGQMLWRVSHPRFIQQHRLNAGIIVDQPALAVRFANGRKLGTVEEGFAATLRPGDSFFFSGMALEVVRMDTTDLVVRATSKQARIPSWGGTRMAMSTRLAERVRHFLAEPEEWHRFPPDVREWLDMQKLRSTLPQPGQLLIETFPHEGRHYLVCYSFEGWNAHQSLGMLLTRRMDAQGLMPLGFVANDYALAVYGLKPVTDPGSLFSADILDHEFVEWVEQSSLLKRAFRDVAVISGLIERQHPGKRKTGRQVTFSTDLIYDVLRKYQPDHLLLKAAWADARARMTDVGRLGDLIDRASQTMLHVTLDRVSPLAVPVLILIGREQVAQQAAEDALLMEAEALVAEAMRAD; from the coding sequence ATGTCGGCTTCCCTTCCCGCCATCGTCGAAAACTGGTTCGCCGCACGCGGCTGGCGGCCGCGACGGCATCAACTGGAGATGCTGGCCGCGGCGCAGCGCGGCGACCATGCCCTGCTGGTGGCGCCGACCGGGGCGGGCAAGACGCTGGCGGGATTCCTGCCGACCCTGGCCGATCTGATCCGCGATCCGGCCGACGGCCTGCACACGCTATATGTTTCGCCGCTCAAGGCGCTCGCGGTCGATGTGCGCCGCAACCTGCTTACGCCCATCGAGGAGATGGGGCTGCCGATCCGGGTCGAGACGCGCACCGGCGACACGCCGTCCGATCGCAAGGCGCGCCAGCGCGTCCGACCGCCGCAGATTTTGCTCACCACGCCCGAATCGCTGTCGCTGCTGCTCAGTCACCCCGATGCGAGGCTGCTGTTCGCGAATCTGGGCACGGTGATCGTGGACGAGGTCCATGCCTTCGCGACGCAGAAGCGGGGCGACCTGCTGAACCTTTCCATGGCGCGATTGCAGGCGATCAACCCGGCGCTGCGCCGGGTGGCGCTGTCCGCCACGGTCGCCGATGTCGACGCCTATCGCGCCTGGCTGGCGCCCGATGGCGATATCGGCGCTGTGACGCCGGTGCTGGGCGAGGCCGGCGCTGACCCCGATGTCGCGATCCTGATCCCGGAGGGGCGCGTCCCCTGGTCCGGTCATTCGGGCAAATATGCGGCCAGACAGGTGATGGCGGAGATCGAGTCGCGCGGGACGACTCTGGTCTTTTGTAACACGCGCGGTCTTGCCGAGCTGATCTTCCAGGAACTCTGGTCGGTCAACGACGCCAACCTGCCGATCGGCATCCACCATGGCAGCCTGTCGATCGAGGCGCGGCGCAAGGTCGAAGCCGCGATGGCGGCGGGCAAATTGCGCGCGCTGGTGGCGACCGCGTCGCTGGACCTGGGCGTCGACTGGGGCAATGTCGACTGCGTGATCCAGATGGGCGCGCCAAAGGGCAGTTCGCGCCTGCTCCAGCGGATCGGTCGCGCCAACCATCGGCTCGACATGGCGTCGGAAGCGATCCTGATTCCGGGCAACCGTTTCGAATATCTGGAAGCGCGCGCCGCGCTCGATGCGGTGGAGGCGGGCGAACGCGATGCCGACGATTTCCGTCCCGGCAGCCTGGACGTGCTGGCCCAGCATGTCATGGGCCTGGCCTGCGCCGGGCCCTTCCGGGCGGAGGAGCTGCTGGCGGAGGTGCGGTCCGCCACTCCCTATAGCGCGCTGACCGCCGAGGCGTTCGAGACCGTCCTGCACTTCATCGAAGGGGGCGGCTATGCCCTGCGCGCCTATGACCGGTTCAAGCGGCTGACGCAGGAGCCGGATGGCGAGGGGCAGATGCTCTGGCGCGTGTCGCACCCGCGCTTCATCCAGCAGCATCGCCTCAACGCCGGCATCATCGTCGATCAGCCCGCGCTCGCCGTGCGCTTCGCCAATGGGCGCAAGCTCGGCACAGTGGAGGAGGGGTTCGCCGCCACCTTGCGCCCCGGTGACAGTTTCTTCTTCTCCGGCATGGCGCTGGAAGTGGTGCGGATGGACACGACCGATCTGGTGGTGCGCGCCACGTCGAAGCAGGCGCGCATCCCCAGCTGGGGCGGCACCCGCATGGCGATGTCGACGCGGCTGGCCGAGCGGGTGCGACATTTCCTGGCCGAGCCGGAGGAATGGCATCGCTTCCCGCCCGACGTGCGTGAATGGCTGGACATGCAGAAGCTGCGGTCCACCCTGCCGCAGCCAGGCCAGCTGCTGATCGAGACCTTTCCGCATGAGGGGCGCCATTATCTGGTCTGTTACAGTTTCGAGGGCTGGAATGCCCACCAGTCGCTCGGGATGCTGCTGACCCGCCGCATGGACGCGCAGGGGCTGATGCCGCTGGGGTTCGTCGCCAACGACTATGCGCTGGCGGTCTATGGGCTGAAGCCCGTCACCGACCCCGGAAGCCTCTTTTCCGCCGACATCCTGGACCATGAATTTGTCGAATGGGTCGAACAGTCTAGTCTGCTCAAGCGCGCCTTCCGCGACGTGGCGGTGATTTCCGGCCTGATCGAGCGGCAGCATCCGGGCAAGCGCAAGACCGGACGGCAGGTCACCTTCTCGACCGACCTCATCTATGACGTGCTGCGCAAATATCAGCCCGATCATCTGCTGCTCAAGGCCGCCTGGGCGGACGCGCGCGCGCGGATGACCGATGTGGGGCGGCTCGGCGACCTGATCGACCGGGCGAGCCAGACCATGCTGCATGTAACGCTGGACCGGGTCAGTCCCCTGGCGGTGCCGGTTCTGATCCTGATCGGCCGGGAGCAGGTGGCGCAGCAGGCCGCCGAGGATGCGCTGCTGATGGAGGCAGAAGCGCTGGTGGCGGAGGCGATGCGGGCCGACTGA